GAGCCTGGTCGACTGCCCCTACAATGACGGCGACTGCACCAGTTGGCCCTCGGAGTCGGCGTACTCGCACGCACTTCCTTTCCGCACCAAGACGTGGGCATGGTTCCACACCTACGACACGACCGGCATCAACATGATAAAGCAACTGCTCGTCAACGGCAGCACCGCGTCCCTCGCCATCGGTGTCTGGGGCAACTTCGACAACATCGCCTCGTACAACTACATGTACTGCGCGTCCGACCGGGAGGGCACGAACCGGGGCGGACACATGATAACGTTTGTCGGCTACAACGATACGCTGCCGACGCACGACGGGACCGGCGCGTTCAGGATGGTCAACTCCTGGGGCACGGGCTGGGGTCAGGCCGGCTACTTCTGGATGTCCTACCAGGCGGTTATGGACAGCTTCCTCAGCGGACGGGCGGTCGGCTACCTGACCGACACGGTCGGGTACGTACCGAAGCTGGTTGCGCGCGTTCAGATCAACTACCCGGCCCGCGACAAGGTGGGGCTCAAGTACACCATCGGCACCCGCACGAATCCCCTCTGGACGAAGACGTTCCGCAAGTGGCGCAACGCCAAGACCGACCATCCGTTCCCGGCCAATAACATGGTATTCGACCTCACCGACGGCTCATCGTACATCAAGAACGGCCAGACCGACTCCATCTACTTCATCGCGTGGGATTCCACCGGGTACGGCGACTCCGGCGCCGTTGCCAGCTCCTCGGTTCAGTACCTTGACTGGGGCACAATCTTCAACTCGGGATCTACTCCTCTCACCATCTGGGATGACGGGAGAGTGCTGGCCGCCGGCCACCGAATCTGGGAGACCAACAAGGACGTTACTGCCGACTGGATATTCTCGCCGACCGGGATCGTCGAGCCGGAAAGCTCCTACGTGCCGCGAGTCGAGGTCCGGAACAACGGCCAGAACGCCGTCACGTTCCCGGTCCGGCTCACCATCAGCACCGGCTACGCGGACACGGTGCAGGTGACGAACCTCGCGCACGGCCAGGCGGATACGATTGCCTTCTTACCCTGGGTGGTTCCTCCGCGCTGCACCGCCGCGGTCCGGTGCTCGACCGCTCTTACCGGGGACGAGAACCATCAGAATGACCTGACCACCGCGGTGGCCTGGGCCAGATACCACGACGTGGGCGTGACCCGGATCATCTCGCCCGGCGACACGGTCGACTCGGGATTCGTCGTCCATCCTCAAATCCAGGTCTGGAACTACGGCACGCAGACCGAGGCCGTCATGGCGACGTTCCGCATTCCCGACGATGGCTACTCGCGTGTCTCGCAGGTATCGATTCCCTCTCATCAGGGAATACCAATCACCTTCGCCACCTGGGTTCCCAAACTCGTCGGCAGCCACATGGCCCGGTGCTCGCTGTCCATGGCCGGCGACGCCGTACCTGCCAACGACACGATGAGCCGCCAGGTTGACGTGCAGGTCGCGGGCATAGCCGAGGGGAAATCGGCGCCGAACGGATTCCGGCTCGAACTCCCGCGCCCGAGCGTCCTCAGCCGGAACGTGGCCGTTGCCTTTGCGCTCCCGCGTCCGGCCGACGTCTCGCTGGCCCTCTATGACGCGACCGGTGCGCTGGTCCGCCAGCTCCGCCGCGGCAACACTGCCGCCGGACAATACCGGCTGAACTGGGACGGCACCGACGACGAAGGACGCCTGGTTCCGGCCGGCGTCTACTACTGCCGTCTCAAAGCCGACGACCTCCTCTCCACGCAGAAACTCGTCGTACGGCGGTAACGGGAGACTAACTTACACTCAGGGGCGGGCGCTTGGCCCGCCCCTCTTTTTCAAGCCCGCGCTTCGCCGCGGCCAATCTGGAATCTACAATCGAGAATCTGCAATGGGATGGCTGGTCGGTTCGCGGCGCAGCCGCGGCCAATCTAAAATCTGCAATCCAGAATCTAAAATGGATTGATGGGCGGGGCGGCAGGCCTCAACAAAAGAGAGTCACGATCAGTTCAGTATCTCGGCATTAACAGATTGCCGGTTAAGTGATACCGAACTACCGTGCTCTCAACATGTAAGACGCAGCCGGCGGGCAAATGGTTCGCGGGCGGGCAGGGATTTCAATCCTCGGGAAACCAGACTCCGGTGCTGTGCCGCCTCGGCGCGGAACGACCGACTGCGCCCCGCTCGGGCACGAACACACCGCAACCCATGCGGCGGCCGGGCCCTACCCCAAGCTCCTGCAGCCTCAGCGACTCCTCCGGAGATAGCCCCCGCGCCAGCACTTCCCAGCCGACAACCGCAGTCTCGCCGATCTGCCGGAAGCGCCGCACATAAGGGCAGCCTGAGGCGGGGCGTCCGGTGTCGGACGGGCCTGCGTGCTCATTCACCTGCTTCCGGCGCAGGGCCGGAACCGCCCTGATGCCCAGGGCGCGGAACTGAGCGGCCAGCCACTCTTCCACCTCATCGCTGTAGCGGCACTGCTCGACGACCACGAAAGCGCTCACGAGACTCGCGGCCGGTCTCAATTCGGACCGGGTCGGCTGGCCGAGTATCAGCGTCGCGCTGCCGAACACGAGACACTGACCGGCCAGCGGCTCAAGCATCGGCAAAGCCTCGGCCCCAACGCGGAACGTGAGGCGGGAACCTGGCGTCAGGTCGAGAAAGCCGCGGTGAGGGTTGCCCTGAATCGGGACAATCGCCAATCCCACCTGGGCCTCCGCTGCCACCCACGGCACGGCGCGCGCCACAGCCCGGTACACGATATAACCATTATCGACGGGAAGCGGCGTCCCGCGGACGGGGAAACTCAGTTCGACTACCGGCATAGCTCATTATGGGCCGGGCGGCCCGAGAGTCAATCCGGCGAGGGGGGTATCCGGTCAGCTCCCCACGCCGGGTGCGTCGAATGGGCGTCCGCGTGAGGAATAACCTGCGTGACCGGGATTAGCGGGCGTGGATGTCAACCGCGTGACTTGGGCTCTGCAGACAAAGGACCAAGGACGAAGGACCATGGATTAGTTCCCGGCGGTTCCCAAAAAAGAGAGTCACGATCAACCCAGTATCACGACAATGTCTATGACCGAGCCGTTTAACGATACCGAGCTGCCGTGCTCTCAATTAGTAAGACGCTGAGAGCGGACAAACGGTTCGCGGGCGGCATCGGGGGTCCGCTGTGCGATTTATGAATCAGGACTCCTTCGACAGTATCCAGCAACCGGACTTCCCAGTCGCTACATGGACGAGCAGCTTCCCGTCCTTCATCCCGAACCGCCTGACCAGGGCTTTGACGCATCCGCGGGGAACCTGCTCATACGTCTGTCCGCGCCGGCACACCCTCACCTTCGGCAGTCTCGCGTAGGCGCGTCGAATGGCCCGCACCTGGGCCGGGGTCAACATGCGAAGCTCGTCGGACACTTTAGCCCGAGTCCCGTCCCGGAGAGCTCGCCACGCCGTATCGCGTCTCGTCGCCAGCTCCAGGTGCCGCGGGTTGCAGCACGGAGGACCGGCGAGCTTGTGGATGACCACCATTCCCTTGGGGATTGGCCCGTGCTCGCGTATGTACACCCGCCGGTGGACATAGCGGATGCCATGCCCGAAAAACCCGTAGCCTCTGACCTTGTGGCCCAACCAGGGCCAGCACTCGTCGTCACCACGCACGTCAACGAGTGCGACCAGCTTGTCGATGCCCCGGCACATTGCGGTGTAGAACGCGCGCTCCACTTTGATGGTGTAGCCGGGAACACTGGCCATCCTGGTGTTGACCGGCTTGTAGGGCAGTTGGGCCCTCAGTTGCCGGACACGCTCGCGCGACACTCCGACTTTCCGGGCAAGTGCGGCTTCGTTGTAGCGGGATGCCTTCTCGCCCAACGCGAGTATCCGGTCGATAGCTAATGGTGCTTGTCTATTCATGCCTCGGCAGAAGCCGGTCCTTCCCCGTGTCTCGATCTTCCGTCAATAACGGGAAAGATCCGGTGTTATGCATGGCTGGATTCTAGGACTTGCGGGCAGGCATGTCAAACCGAGGGACAATCTGGAATCAGCAATCTACAATCTGAAATTGACCTGCTCCCTGTCCCTTCATTTTAGTGTACCGCGTGATGTGGGCTGTGCAAACTATGGACCAGGGACAAAGAAGGCGCCATCAGCGCCTGCGGTAGATTTCGCGGCGGTGGCCGATGACGTGAACCAGCAGTATCTGGTCACCATCAAGCAGCTCGTAGATGACCCGATAGTCACCGACCCTCAACTTGTACAAACCGGCGAGGTCGCCGCCCAAGGCCTCCGGTCGGATTGTGCCGAGATTCGACGCCAGCCAGTTGATGCGTTGAACGATCCGACGCGCTTCAGGCCTATCCAGCCGCGCCAAGTCGCGGGCCGCGGCATCCAGGAGGCGAGCCCGGAACGCCACGCCTAGTGCAGGCCGAGTCTCCGAGCAACGTCGTCGAGCGTCTCGCCTCGCTCGCCGCTCGCCACCTTGCGCCGTTGGCGCAGAAGCCGCGCATGAAGCGCCCGCTTGACGGTGAGTCCTTCATCTGGGTCACCGAGCAGCTCTATCAGCTTCTCCTCGACCGTCTCGCCAATCATCTCCCGAAGCTGCTCCTTCGTCATTCGCGCTACGCTACTCATCCATCATGATACCGGAGCAGCGCGCGCCGGTCAAGGTGGATGGCAGCGTCAATGTGCAATCGCCAATCCGGAATCAACAATGGGTTTCGCGGGCGGGCGGGATTCGGCGGCTATCCTTCAAGAGTCCGACAAAAAGACAGTCACGATCAACCCAGTATCACGACAATGTCTATGACCGAGCCGTTTAACGATACCGGAATGCCGTGCTCTCAACTAACAAGATGCTGACCGCGGACAAACGGTTCGCGGGCGGGCGTGTCTGACTCGCGACCGTTCTCCGACTCGGAGTTTGACTTCCTCGCAGTGCTTGAATAAGCTCAAACCTGTGGCCATCGGTTCCAGAGCTCCAGGACAACGACGCTGCATCGTCATTGCGGGTCCGAACGGTGCGGGCAAGACTACCTTTGCGCGCGAGTTTCTTCCGCGTGACGCCGGCATCGTACACTTTGCCAATGTAGACCTGATCGCTGCCGGCCTGTCGCCACTGAGACCGGGCTTGGCCGCACTGGCGGCCGGGCGTCTGTATCTAGCCGAACTTGACCGGCTCGCCCGGGCCGGACTCGACTTCGCCTTCGAGACGACTCTCAGCGGTCTAGTGCTTGTGTCACGGCTCAGACACTGGAAGTCCGGCGGCTACCGCATCGAAATCATCTTTCTGCAACTGAGTAGCCCGCAGCTCGCAGTACGCCGCGTCGCCGCCCGAGTTCGGCAGGGCGGCCATGACGTGCCCCGCGACGACATCGTCAGGCGCTTCGAGCGTGGCTGGCGCAACTTCTGTTCGGTCTATCGGCCGCTTGCCGATGCCTGGGCAGTCTATGACAACTCCGGGGACGCGCCCCGATTATTGGAGAGGGGACCGTGAAGAACAAGAGCAAAAGCAGCGCACAATCGAAGGAGTTCGCCATACGTGTAGGCCGCGCCCTGCGCCGAGCCGCTCGACAGGCCCGTCGCACCGCGCGCGCCTACGGCACGCCGCTCTACGTCTGGCGGAACGGCAAGGTAGTCGCCGAGAAACCCTGACCGGTTCCTCCTCGGTATCAACACAGCGCAGGCTCCGACGCTGACGGAAGGGCTTCGCTCCGGAAACTCGCGGCGAGGCCACAGCTAATCTGCAATCGACAATCTAGAATCTGCAATGCCTTGGGCCGGGATGTCAACCTCCCTCGGGGTCGGCCAATCCAAAATCAGCAATCTAGAATCGTGAATTCCCTGGACGGGGCGAGTTAGGCGGACGGGCGGCGAATCGGTTGACTGTGCCTGGCGGGCCAGGTCTTCAGCAGGTCCGGGTGCTGCGCGCGTAGCCAGTGAACCACCAGTTCGCGGACGCGAACCGCCAATTCGTGCATTTCCAGCGCCTCGCGCTCCGACACCGCGCCCGCGACCTCGTAATCGCTCACATGCCGCTTCTTCTTCATCCGCTGCAAGAGGTCCACGTCCCGCCCCGGCGCCTCGATCGTGTGGCGCAACGACTCAACGAGGCGGTAATGGTGTCCCTTCTCGCTCGGCGACACGCGGAAGCCGGCAGCGGCCAGGGCTGCCTTTGCTGCCTGAAGAGCCGCATTGTACGCAATCGCCAACTTCCAGTCGTCGGACAGACCCGGGGTCTGGGCGGCCGCGATGTCGCGTTCGACCACGGACAACAGGTCGGCGATCTCCTCCGGACTGGTCTCGTGCCGCTGCAGCGAGCCGCTACTTACCCAGCCGTCTAAGGTCGTGCTCATTGCCGAATAGGAACAGCTTCTCGCGCCCCGTCACGCTGCGGACAAAGTGGTTGCCGGCAGCCAGCTTCCGGCGGAACTCCGCCGATGTGTACACGGTCGGGTTCACCTCCCGGCTAAGCCTGCGCTGTGCCGGAGCCAAAGTCTGCGACAACGCCGCGAACGACGCATCGCCGACGACCAGCAGATCGACGTCGCTCGCGCGGCGTTCCTCGCCCCGTGCTACCGAGCCGTACACGAACGCCACGTCGATGTCGGCGGCCAGCGGCGCGAGCGCCTCGCGCAGGACGTCGGTGACCCCGGCCGTCTTCACAACCAGACTCTTGAGTTCGTTGAATATCGGACTCGCGGAATTGGCCTGAAAGTAGACCTGCCGACCTTGCTGCCTGCGCGTCACGATGCCCGCCTCGGCCAGTTGCGCGAGCTCGCGGTGCACGCCACTCGGGCTGAGACCGGTCTCGCGGACGATCTGGCGCAGATGATATGCCTCGTCGGAGTGGCCGAACAATAGCGCCAGCACCCTCCGCCGAGCCACACCGAAGAGGACCTCACCCGGGCCGGCCGGCTCTGTTCTCATAGTGCGAACAATTGTACGCATAAAGTGAACGCCGTCAAATCGAGGTGACCGCGGCTCCGGCCTTGAGCCACCAGCCGCTTGTGCTTGAGCTTGCGCTTGAACTGCGACGGTAGTCGCCGCCGCCAATCTACAATCGACAATCCAGAATCTGCAATGCCTTCGGCCGTTGTGTCAATCTGCCTCGGGTTCGGCCAATCTACAATCGAGAATCTAGAATCCGAAATGCCTTTGGCCGGGATGTCAACCTGCCTCGGGCTCGGCCAATCCAGAATCAGCAATCTAGAATCGTGAATTCCCTGGACGGGGCGGGTCAAAGGGGCGGCAAGTCGGGTCAGCGCCGCTGGACTGCCGGCGCGACGCACCCTCCGCGGTGGTCTACGCCGGAACCGGTATCAGGGTGTAGACTCGGGCGAGGCGTGCGGCGGCCCTGACGTCGCCGGACCTTAGCGCCTCGCGCACGTCATCCAGCTTGTAGGCGTCCTCCAGGGTGAGGTAGGGTGACCAGCCATGGTCCGTCTCAACCAGTTCGACGTCAACCTCAGCCACGTACTCACCTTCGTGCACCAGCTTGGTTCGATGTCGGGTTCTCATGTCAACCTCCTCTTCAGGCCAACGTCCCATCGCTTTGGGTCCGGACGATAGGCTGTGACCAGAACGGCGGGACTCTTCTCGCCTTGCGGGATTCCCCAGAGCACATGCACTGGATTGCCGTCGCGGTCACGCTGCAGCACGAGCACGCATGGCCCCTTGGCAAACGCCGGGTAGTCCTCGACAGGCTCGGCGGCGGGCATGCCCGCGACCAAGTCCCGCAGCAGTATCCCGTCCGCCGCCAGCTCATCGTAGCCATGCTCGGACACCCGCACTTCACCCTTGGCAACAAGGGCAGCAATCTGCTCCAGAGTATCGGTCACCACTACAGGTTACTCCAAATGCCTGCATCGGGCAAGCTCCTCGTCGGGGCCAGGCGTAACCCCTGGCCCCTCGTTCAGGGGGTCAAGGGACAACGACGCTTACTGGACGAGCGAGTGGGCTCGCGGGCGAGTCAATTTGCCACGCGGTCGGCCAATCTGCAATCGACAATCTAGAATCTGCAATGCCTTGGGCCGGGATGTCAACCTGCCTCGGGCTCGACCAATCCAAAATCAGCAATCCAGAATCGTGAATTCCAAGACGGGGTGTGTCAGATGGGCATCCGCGCGTCGGGAATCCGCTACCGCGTCACCGTGATCTCTACGCCGTTGACATCGCTCAGAAACACGCGAAGTGTCCCGCGCGGTTCTCCGGGTTCAGTGAATCGGCAGGGTCAGGCGCCCGGTGCCGCGCGAGCGGCTGAGGCTGACATCAAAGCGGTCGAGAAAGCCGGTCTGTCCGAGAAGGCCTTTACTCCCGGCCGGAAGCCCGGTGAACCCTGCGTACATCTGATAGGAAAAGAAAGGGCCGCGCGCACCCCAGACCGCCATCGTCACCATGTGATAGTGCAACTTCGACATCTTTCCGCTCGCACTGTGGAACCCCGCGGTCGGGCATCGGCGCCAGTCGATGCCGAGCTCCTCGGCCAGACTGAAGTGGAAGACGCAGTCATCCGAGCCGGAATCGAGCAGCCCGAGCAAAGTCGCGGTAGTCCGGTCGCCCCAGCTCAAGCGGAACGGCACCATCGGTCGCTGAACCCTGCGGCCGGCTGGAAACGCCCGGCAGGGCTCAGCCTCGAACTCGTAGAATTGAAGTGGGAGTGACTTCACGCCCCGGCTACATCACGAGGGCGCACGATTCCAATGGAATCTGGGTAAAGACCGGATCCTTCACGCCGGCCTTGTCTGCACGCTGGGCCGCAGCCTTGAGCGTCCGACCCTCAGCGACCCGCCGGTTGCTGCGCGGGTCAAGGGCAACCCAATAGCCGGGCTTGCCGCTCAGCCTGATGGCCCTCGTGCGTTGACTCAGAGACCTACTCACGATTCAATTCTAGCCGTTCAGAGTCGTGCGTCAAGCAGACTCCTCGCGAGGACATCTGCAAACCGCTAAACCTGACCTCGCGGTTGTTCTTGATGAAGTCCGCCGGCATCTCGACCAGCCTGCATCCCAGTGATTCCGCCAGAGCCCCGCGCTCAGCCGGACCGCAGCGTGACCGAATAGTACAGATGTTGGGACAGACTTAGGAGATGACCGGGGGATTCGGAGAAGGGCTCTTCATCTCACGGCCGGATTCTAGGACTCTCGGGCGTGGCGTGTCAAATTGTGAGGGAGAAATTGTGTGAAGGCCCCGATTCGACCTTTACGGTGTACGAGCGAAGACTATCGCCCCCCTCCTCCACGTGCTTCCGAACGAGCCTCCGCAGTAGCGTCGCGTCGTGCGATCCTTCAGCTCCACATCAAACTCTTCGGACTGGTGGCGCTCTGTCACGACCGCTTTGGCTTTGAACCAGTACTCGTAGCGGAATCCGCGATCTTGGTGTTTGTCGTACCAATTGGGGCCAGCTATCGTCGGCCATGGACTCGCCTGACGATTACGGTCCACCGAGAAGTCGACAATCTCTGCGCGGTATTCGATCCAACCCACACCCCAGGAAGAGTGCTCTGCCCGTCCATTGCACGTGTATCGCTTGGGCACGTAGATGTAGAGGTTGAATGGACGCGGCATCTCTTGGAGCCTCCTGACAACCCAGCCTTGCACGCTTGCCGAGTACTGGATCGCCGTGCTGCCATGCTCACGGCAGTACTGTGCGTGGTCTTCACCGAGCTGCTTTGGACCTATCAAGATAACTGACATGGCCATCGTCTCCTCCTATTCACGCTCAATCCGTTGCGTTCACCGGTAGCATCCTGATTCTCGGTTCGGAGATTGAGTAGGCGCGGATGTTGAACGAACAGCCGAGCCGGGGTTCGTAGCCGATGAGCGCCCGTTTCGACGTCCGGTTGGGCGTGCGGACAGCGGGACGCACCGCGACAATCACGGCAATGGGCGCAAAGATGTCGTCCGCGAATGCCAGCCGGTCGTCAGGCGACACGCCGTGCGCTAACTCGTCGACGTCGGAGATGTGCGAGTGGAACGTGCCGAGTACTTGGAGATGTAACTTAAGCCCAAGCTCGTACCTCCGATCCGCCATCTTCACGACTTTGACGTCGGCGTGGTGACTTGCCCGCCTCCCGCCCCGGTACAACGCTGCCCGCTCCACCACGATGTGACGTTCCTTTCTCACGCGGCCGAAAAGAAACCCGACGCGCTCCTGTCTGCGCCTTCTCATCACGCCGCACAGTGTCCACCAACACATATCTTGGAGGACGCTCGGCCTGAACTCAACCGAGTCGGGATTCATCTTCCAGCAATACTAATGCACGCCAGGACGTCGCGTCAACAACATGAAGTCATGCTCAGTGATCTCGTGGGTGTGCCCAAAGAAACGCAGCCCCGGGTTGAGGCGGGCCTCTGGGTGCTGACCGAAGAAGTCCAGCGCGTCGTAGTACGGCTGTACCCGAACCGGCTCTTTCAGGTATACGTCCACATCTCTAAGGCGACAGACACGCGGATACGTATCAGGATGCGGGTTGTTTGGGTGCCTAGCATCTGCGGCGCTGGGGCTCGTCACTACACATCCATGAGCGACTACTCCTCCATCATCATCAGCATGCCTAGCTCGATATACACAGATTCTGTCTTCTCGCCTAGGAACATGTGGAATGTGTTCTCGAAAGGCCATGATTGGATCCGACACGAGGAGCATCCGAGCGATGATCTTGTCTGATGATACGTACACACCTTCTACTAGCTCGTCATTGACAGGCACAAACAAGCAGCATGTGACGGCTATCTCTCGGCGATTGCCCCTGATTGTCTTTCTCCGCAACTGATCTGCAAGTCTCTCCAATTCCTCCATCTGAAAGGTCATGTGTCTCTCCCTATTCTGCTGAGCGCTCTAGGTTTGGTTTAGGTATCTGCCCGCGACTCCTGTCGACTGAGGATCACGTAGTGACCAGTCCGGACGCGGGACCATATAGAGGAACAGCCGCGCCGCCAGACCAGCGGTTCGGAGGGCTCTTCTCTGGCGCGCAATGCCTAACCCACGCAGCCACAGGCAGTTCGAGCGCTAGACGGTATGCCGA
The bacterium DNA segment above includes these coding regions:
- a CDS encoding FlgD immunoglobulin-like domain containing protein, translated to MPQRLTVLLCCWVLLGAATARAELHRLGYIHEDLDKLAPEHQVKSIPVPLGAASHYSQKVVDLTSQMPPVGDQQQQGSCACWSCVYYHRTQIEYHERHWDLTDPNHQFSPAFVYNQVNGGGDNGSGFNNILPLICDQGVSSLVDCPYNDGDCTSWPSESAYSHALPFRTKTWAWFHTYDTTGINMIKQLLVNGSTASLAIGVWGNFDNIASYNYMYCASDREGTNRGGHMITFVGYNDTLPTHDGTGAFRMVNSWGTGWGQAGYFWMSYQAVMDSFLSGRAVGYLTDTVGYVPKLVARVQINYPARDKVGLKYTIGTRTNPLWTKTFRKWRNAKTDHPFPANNMVFDLTDGSSYIKNGQTDSIYFIAWDSTGYGDSGAVASSSVQYLDWGTIFNSGSTPLTIWDDGRVLAAGHRIWETNKDVTADWIFSPTGIVEPESSYVPRVEVRNNGQNAVTFPVRLTISTGYADTVQVTNLAHGQADTIAFLPWVVPPRCTAAVRCSTALTGDENHQNDLTTAVAWARYHDVGVTRIISPGDTVDSGFVVHPQIQVWNYGTQTEAVMATFRIPDDGYSRVSQVSIPSHQGIPITFATWVPKLVGSHMARCSLSMAGDAVPANDTMSRQVDVQVAGIAEGKSAPNGFRLELPRPSVLSRNVAVAFALPRPADVSLALYDATGALVRQLRRGNTAAGQYRLNWDGTDDEGRLVPAGVYYCRLKADDLLSTQKLVVRR
- the cas6 gene encoding type I-MYXAN CRISPR-associated protein Cas6/Cmx6; this encodes MPVVELSFPVRGTPLPVDNGYIVYRAVARAVPWVAAEAQVGLAIVPIQGNPHRGFLDLTPGSRLTFRVGAEALPMLEPLAGQCLVFGSATLILGQPTRSELRPAASLVSAFVVVEQCRYSDEVEEWLAAQFRALGIRAVPALRRKQVNEHAGPSDTGRPASGCPYVRRFRQIGETAVVGWEVLARGLSPEESLRLQELGVGPGRRMGCGVFVPERGAVGRSAPRRHSTGVWFPED
- a CDS encoding HNH endonuclease signature motif containing protein, which codes for MNRQAPLAIDRILALGEKASRYNEAALARKVGVSRERVRQLRAQLPYKPVNTRMASVPGYTIKVERAFYTAMCRGIDKLVALVDVRGDDECWPWLGHKVRGYGFFGHGIRYVHRRVYIREHGPIPKGMVVIHKLAGPPCCNPRHLELATRRDTAWRALRDGTRAKVSDELRMLTPAQVRAIRRAYARLPKVRVCRRGQTYEQVPRGCVKALVRRFGMKDGKLLVHVATGKSGCWILSKES
- a CDS encoding type II toxin-antitoxin system RelE/ParE family toxin; its protein translation is MAFRARLLDAAARDLARLDRPEARRIVQRINWLASNLGTIRPEALGGDLAGLYKLRVGDYRVIYELLDGDQILLVHVIGHRREIYRRR
- a CDS encoding zeta toxin family protein, encoding MAIGSRAPGQRRCIVIAGPNGAGKTTFAREFLPRDAGIVHFANVDLIAAGLSPLRPGLAALAAGRLYLAELDRLARAGLDFAFETTLSGLVLVSRLRHWKSGGYRIEIIFLQLSSPQLAVRRVAARVRQGGHDVPRDDIVRRFERGWRNFCSVYRPLADAWAVYDNSGDAPRLLERGP
- a CDS encoding HEPN domain-containing protein, which produces MSTTLDGWVSSGSLQRHETSPEEIADLLSVVERDIAAAQTPGLSDDWKLAIAYNAALQAAKAALAAAGFRVSPSEKGHHYRLVESLRHTIEAPGRDVDLLQRMKKKRHVSDYEVAGAVSEREALEMHELAVRVRELVVHWLRAQHPDLLKTWPARHSQPIRRPSA
- a CDS encoding nucleotidyltransferase domain-containing protein yields the protein MRTEPAGPGEVLFGVARRRVLALLFGHSDEAYHLRQIVRETGLSPSGVHRELAQLAEAGIVTRRQQGRQVYFQANSASPIFNELKSLVVKTAGVTDVLREALAPLAADIDVAFVYGSVARGEERRASDVDLLVVGDASFAALSQTLAPAQRRLSREVNPTVYTSAEFRRKLAAGNHFVRSVTGREKLFLFGNEHDLRRLGK
- a CDS encoding DUF4258 domain-containing protein; this encodes MTDTLEQIAALVAKGEVRVSEHGYDELAADGILLRDLVAGMPAAEPVEDYPAFAKGPCVLVLQRDRDGNPVHVLWGIPQGEKSPAVLVTAYRPDPKRWDVGLKRRLT